The Prochlorococcus marinus XMU1404 region TCAACTAGATTTAAATCTAATCACAAAAGAAAATTATAAATTTTGAAAAATCTTTCTACTAAAATTTGTCCTGTTTGCAATAGGCCTTTTGAGTGGCGTAAAAAATGGAAAAAATGTTGGAATGATGTTATCTACTGTTCAAAAAGATGTAGTAATAGGAAGTCGCAAAGATGAAACAAGTATCAATTATTTTCCCGAATCAACTTTTTAGAGAAAGCCCAATCTTAAAAATAAATTGCGAGATTTTGATTTTGGAAGACTCATTATTTTTTGGAAATGATAAATTTCATAAATTAATTAACCATAAAAACAAGTTAGTTTTTCATAGAGCATCTATGCTCGCTTATAAAAAATATTTAGAAATATCTGGCTTTAAAGTTTTATACATCGAAAACAAGAATAATATTTCTACAGTTGACTATTTATCGGAATTTATTAAAGATAAATATCAGCAAATAAATCTAATTGAACCTCATGATTTTTTAATAACGAAGAGGATTAATAATTTTGTTGAAAGTAATAATTTAGCTTTAAATATTTTGCCTTCTCCTATGTTTATTAGCAGTGAAGATTTAAAAGAGTTATTTGCATCAAATTCAAAAAAACCGCTTATGGGGAGATTTTATGAGAATCAAAGAAAAAGCCAAAAGATATTAGTTAATCCTGATCATACTCCTGAAGGTGGTAAATGGAGTTTCGATGAAATGAACAGAAAAAAATTACCAAAAAAAATAAACATACCTGATATACCTAAATTACAAAAAAATAAATTTGTAGTTAATGCAGAAAGTTCATTAGCCAATTTTGATATTGATTTTATTGGAGAAAGTAATAACTTTTTATATCCAACTAATTTTGATGAGGCAGATG contains the following coding sequences:
- a CDS encoding DUF2256 domain-containing protein — encoded protein: MKNLSTKICPVCNRPFEWRKKWKKCWNDVIYCSKRCSNRKSQR